In Hydrogenovibrio thermophilus, the following are encoded in one genomic region:
- a CDS encoding DnaJ C-terminal domain-containing protein translates to MEYKDYYEILGVERSASEAEIKKAYRKLAAKHHPDKPSGDETKFKEINEAYEVLGDTEKRQMYDQLGPNYHNGQNFQPPPDFESMFGGGFGGAGGQAGGFSDFFESMFGGGFGGQGGFGHQGQGFQQKGDDQIVKVLVTLEEAVNGAAKSLNLQMPNPNQFGQVSHQPKQLKVKIPAGVKQGSRIRLSGQGSPGFGGGPNGDLYLEVDLQNHPLYKVEGDDIILNLPLTPWEAALGTKVEIPTLKGKVNMNIPAGTQSGSKLRIKGRGLGKGDKAGNQYILVQIHTPPADSDEAKAFYEEMATKMPFNPREHF, encoded by the coding sequence ATGGAATATAAAGATTACTACGAAATCTTAGGTGTGGAACGCAGTGCCTCGGAAGCGGAGATTAAAAAAGCCTACCGCAAACTGGCCGCCAAGCATCACCCCGACAAACCGAGCGGGGACGAAACCAAATTCAAGGAAATCAATGAAGCCTACGAAGTATTGGGCGACACCGAAAAACGTCAAATGTACGACCAACTCGGCCCCAACTACCATAATGGCCAGAACTTCCAACCCCCACCGGACTTTGAAAGCATGTTCGGCGGCGGGTTTGGCGGTGCCGGTGGTCAGGCCGGAGGCTTCAGCGACTTTTTCGAATCCATGTTCGGCGGCGGGTTCGGCGGGCAAGGCGGTTTCGGACATCAGGGCCAAGGCTTCCAACAAAAAGGCGACGACCAAATCGTCAAGGTTTTGGTGACGCTGGAAGAAGCCGTCAATGGTGCGGCGAAATCCCTGAACCTGCAGATGCCGAACCCCAACCAGTTCGGCCAGGTCTCGCACCAACCGAAGCAATTGAAAGTGAAGATTCCGGCCGGCGTCAAACAAGGCTCGCGCATTCGTTTGAGCGGCCAAGGATCGCCCGGTTTCGGTGGCGGCCCGAACGGCGACCTATATTTGGAAGTGGACCTGCAAAACCACCCGCTTTATAAAGTGGAGGGCGACGACATTATCCTCAACCTGCCGCTGACGCCGTGGGAAGCCGCTTTAGGCACCAAGGTCGAAATCCCGACATTGAAAGGCAAGGTCAATATGAACATTCCGGCCGGCACTCAGTCCGGTTCGAAACTGCGCATCAAAGGCCGCGGTCTAGGCAAAGGCGACAAAGCCGGCAACCAATATATCTTGGTGCAAATCCACACACCACCGGCCGACAGCGACGAGGCCAAAGCCTTTTACGAGGAGATGGCGACCAAGATGCCATTCAACCCACGCGAACACTTCTAA